A genomic region of Klebsiella sp. RIT-PI-d contains the following coding sequences:
- a CDS encoding gamma-glutamylcyclotransferase → MLTRDFLRNADCKTAFGAIDESLLWSAEQRASSLAGTLACRPDNGPVWIFGYGSLMWNPALDFTESATATLPGWHRAFCLRLTAGRGTACQPGRMLALKEGGRTTGVAYRLRDEALEDELSLLWKREMITGCYLPTWCQLELDDGRTVNALVFIMDPRHPLYESDTRAQTIAPLIAAASGPLGTNAQYLFSLEEELVKLGMHDDCLNELVGNVRAYLSDRA, encoded by the coding sequence GTGTTAACCCGTGATTTCTTGCGCAATGCCGATTGTAAAACGGCATTTGGTGCGATTGATGAATCGCTATTGTGGAGCGCGGAGCAGCGTGCGTCCTCACTGGCGGGCACGCTTGCCTGCCGGCCAGACAACGGCCCGGTGTGGATTTTTGGTTATGGTTCGCTAATGTGGAACCCGGCGCTGGATTTTACCGAATCGGCCACCGCAACATTGCCGGGCTGGCACCGCGCGTTCTGTTTACGCCTGACCGCAGGGCGGGGTACTGCCTGTCAGCCTGGCCGAATGCTTGCCCTGAAAGAGGGCGGACGCACCACCGGCGTGGCATACCGTCTGCGTGATGAGGCCCTGGAAGATGAACTCTCTCTGTTGTGGAAGCGCGAGATGATCACCGGCTGCTATCTGCCGACCTGGTGTCAGCTGGAGCTTGATGATGGGCGTACGGTTAATGCGCTGGTATTTATTATGGATCCGCGTCACCCGCTTTATGAGTCTGATACCCGCGCTCAGACCATTGCGCCGCTGATCGCCGCCGCCAGCGGACCACTCGGAACCAATGCGCAGTATCTTTTCTCGCTCGAAGAAGAACTGGTGAAGCTGGGGATGCATGACGATTGTCTGAACGAGCTAGTAGGCAACGTCCGGGCGTACTTATCCGACCGGGCCTGA
- the chaB gene encoding putative cation transport regulator ChaB, translated as MPYKNRSDLPDNVTNVLPAHAQDIYKEAFNSAWEQYKDKEDRRGDASREETAHRVAWAAVKHEYEKGDDDKWHKKK; from the coding sequence ATGCCGTATAAAAACAGAAGCGATCTACCCGACAACGTCACCAACGTGCTGCCCGCTCATGCCCAGGACATCTATAAAGAGGCGTTCAACAGCGCCTGGGAACAGTATAAAGATAAAGAGGATCGCCGGGGCGATGCCAGCAGGGAGGAAACCGCACACCGGGTCGCATGGGCGGCGGTGAAGCATGAGTATGAAAAGGGTGATGACGATAAGTGGCATAAGAAAAAATAG
- the chaA gene encoding sodium-potassium/proton antiporter ChaA, giving the protein MPHTSEAVKTRHKETTLLFPVLALAVLLFWGNSQSLPAVIGINALALVGILASAFSVVRHADVLAHRLGEPFGSLILSLSVVILEVSLISALMATGDAAPTLMRDTLYSIIMIVTGGLVGFALLLGGRKFATQYVNLFGIKQYLIALFPLAIIVLVFPMALPGGNFSTSQALLVALISAAMYGVFLLIQTKTHQSLFVYEHEDDGDDPHHGKPSAHSNIWHTIWLIVHLIAVIAVTKMNAAPLEALLTELNAPVAFTGFLVALLILSPEGLGALKAVLNNQVQRAMNLFFGSVLATISLTVPVVTLIAFATGNDLVFALGAPEMIVMVASLVLCQISFSTGRTNVLNGAAHLALFIAYLMTIFA; this is encoded by the coding sequence ATGCCTCATACATCAGAGGCGGTTAAAACCCGCCATAAGGAGACCACGCTGCTTTTCCCGGTGCTTGCCCTGGCAGTGCTGCTGTTTTGGGGAAACAGCCAGTCACTGCCAGCGGTTATCGGAATTAATGCGCTGGCATTAGTCGGTATCCTGGCCAGCGCCTTCAGCGTTGTTCGACATGCGGATGTTCTTGCTCATCGCCTGGGCGAGCCATTCGGTTCACTTATTTTAAGTCTTTCAGTCGTTATTCTTGAAGTCAGCCTTATTTCTGCATTAATGGCCACCGGAGACGCTGCGCCTACCCTGATGCGCGATACGCTGTATTCAATCATCATGATTGTGACCGGCGGACTGGTCGGTTTTGCATTGCTGCTGGGCGGGCGCAAATTCGCCACTCAGTATGTGAATCTGTTCGGCATTAAACAGTATCTTATCGCCTTGTTTCCGCTGGCTATTATCGTACTGGTCTTCCCGATGGCGCTGCCCGGCGGCAACTTCAGCACCTCTCAGGCGCTGCTGGTCGCGTTGATTTCGGCGGCAATGTACGGCGTGTTTCTGCTGATCCAGACCAAAACGCATCAAAGCCTGTTTGTTTATGAACACGAAGATGACGGTGACGATCCGCATCACGGCAAGCCATCAGCGCACAGCAATATATGGCATACGATTTGGCTGATCGTACATCTGATCGCGGTCATTGCCGTTACCAAGATGAACGCTGCGCCGCTGGAAGCGCTGTTAACCGAGCTGAATGCCCCTGTTGCCTTCACTGGTTTCCTTGTCGCCCTGCTGATCCTTTCACCTGAAGGGCTGGGAGCGCTGAAAGCCGTACTGAATAATCAGGTGCAGCGCGCAATGAATTTATTCTTTGGCTCGGTGCTGGCGACCATTTCATTGACCGTGCCGGTAGTCACGCTGATCGCCTTTGCCACAGGCAATGATTTAGTCTTTGCCCTGGGAGCGCCTGAGATGATCGTGATGGTGGCCTCCCTGGTTCTGTGCCAGATTTCGTTTTCGACCGGGCGCACCAACGTGCTTAACGGTGCCGCACATCTGGCATTGTTTATTGCCTATTTGATGACGATCTTTGCCTGA
- the kdsA gene encoding 3-deoxy-8-phosphooctulonate synthase, with product MKQKVVSIGDINVANDLPFVLFGGMNVLESRDLAMRICEHYVTVTQKLGIPYVFKASFDKANRSSINSYRGPGLEEGMKIFQELKQTFGVKIITDVHEASQAQPVADVVDVIQLPAFLARQTDLVEAMAKTGAVINVKKPQFVSPGQMGNIVDKFIEGGNDRVILCDRGANFGYDNLVVDMLGFGVMKNVSGNSPVIFDVTHALQCRDPFGAASGGRRAQVTELARAGMAVGLAGLFIEAHPDPANAKCDGPSALPLDKLEPFLKQIKAIDDLVKNFEPLDTSN from the coding sequence ATGAAACAAAAAGTGGTTAGCATTGGCGATATTAATGTCGCAAACGACCTGCCGTTCGTGCTGTTTGGCGGGATGAACGTCCTTGAGTCGCGCGATCTGGCGATGCGTATTTGTGAACACTATGTAACCGTAACCCAGAAACTGGGCATTCCCTACGTGTTCAAAGCCTCTTTTGACAAAGCCAACCGGTCTTCTATCAATTCCTACCGTGGTCCGGGTCTGGAAGAAGGGATGAAGATTTTCCAGGAGCTGAAACAGACGTTTGGCGTAAAAATCATCACTGACGTCCATGAAGCCAGCCAGGCCCAGCCGGTTGCTGACGTTGTTGATGTGATCCAGCTTCCCGCTTTCCTGGCGCGTCAGACCGACCTGGTTGAAGCCATGGCGAAAACCGGTGCGGTGATCAATGTGAAAAAGCCGCAGTTCGTAAGCCCAGGCCAGATGGGTAACATCGTCGACAAGTTTATTGAAGGCGGTAACGATCGGGTCATCCTGTGCGACCGTGGGGCGAACTTCGGTTACGACAACCTGGTTGTGGATATGCTGGGCTTTGGCGTAATGAAAAATGTCTCCGGTAACTCACCGGTAATTTTCGATGTGACCCATGCTTTGCAATGCCGTGACCCGTTTGGCGCCGCCTCCGGTGGTCGCCGCGCACAGGTGACCGAACTGGCTCGTGCCGGTATGGCCGTAGGTCTGGCCGGTCTGTTTATTGAAGCACATCCGGATCCTGCTAATGCAAAATGCGATGGCCCGTCTGCATTGCCGCTGGATAAGCTTGAGCCGTTCCTGAAACAGATTAAAGCCATTGACGATCTGGTGAAGAACTTTGAGCCGCTGGATACCAGCAACTAA
- the sirB1 gene encoding invasion regulator SirB1, whose amino-acid sequence MRSLADFEFNKASLCEGVIRISETVRDDFPVQTVYAALGDLVSLAQEEISTAWSEERQLEKLLELFFKEWGFGACRGIYRLSDALWLDEVLQKRQGSAVSLGAILLWVAQQLSLPLAPVIFPTQLILRAETSEEIWLINPFNGDTLDEHTLEVWLKGNISPIAELFNEDLDEADNAEVVHKMLDTLKAALMDEGQMELALRASEALLSFNPDDPYEIRDRGLIYAQLDCDHIALTDLNYFVEQCPEDPISEMIRAQINSISQKHITLH is encoded by the coding sequence ATGCGGTCGTTGGCCGATTTCGAATTTAATAAAGCATCGCTGTGTGAAGGCGTGATCCGGATTTCAGAAACCGTCCGGGACGATTTTCCGGTGCAGACCGTTTACGCTGCGCTCGGCGATCTGGTCAGCCTGGCGCAAGAAGAGATCAGCACGGCCTGGAGTGAAGAGCGTCAGCTGGAAAAGCTGCTGGAGCTATTTTTTAAAGAGTGGGGATTTGGCGCCTGTCGCGGCATATATCGCCTGTCCGATGCATTATGGCTGGACGAGGTATTGCAAAAACGTCAGGGTAGCGCGGTATCGCTGGGGGCGATCCTGCTATGGGTGGCACAGCAACTGTCGCTGCCGCTGGCGCCGGTGATTTTCCCGACGCAGCTTATCCTGCGGGCCGAAACCTCAGAAGAAATATGGTTGATTAACCCGTTCAATGGCGACACCCTTGACGAGCACACTCTTGAAGTCTGGCTAAAAGGTAATATCAGCCCGATAGCGGAGCTTTTCAACGAAGATCTCGATGAAGCTGATAACGCGGAAGTCGTGCATAAAATGCTGGATACCCTTAAAGCGGCGCTTATGGATGAGGGACAAATGGAACTGGCGCTGCGCGCCAGCGAAGCACTGCTGTCCTTTAATCCGGACGATCCCTATGAAATTCGCGACCGTGGGCTTATCTATGCGCAGCTTGACTGCGATCATATTGCACTGACGGACCTGAACTATTTCGTTGAGCAGTGCCCGGAAGATCCGATAAGCGAAATGATCCGTGCGCAAATTAATTCTATCTCGCAGAAACACATTACCTTGCATTAA
- the prmC gene encoding peptide chain release factor N(5)-glutamine methyltransferase, with protein MDFQQWLRLAVDRLSASESPRRDAEILLGYVTGRARTFILAFAETMLKTTELEQLEALLMRRERGEPIAHLTGQREFWSLPLFVSPATLIPRPDTECLVEQALVRLPAEPCQILDLGTGTGAIALALATERPDCAVTAVDFHPDAVALATRNAQHLDIRNVTLMQSHWFSALSGQRFAIIVSNPPYIDEADPHLGQGDVRFEPKSALIAGQEGLADLAHIITTAREHLLPAGYVLVEHGWQQGEAVRALFNAAGYQQVETCRDYGGNDRLTLGQFCPQE; from the coding sequence ATGGATTTTCAGCAGTGGTTACGGCTGGCCGTTGACAGACTGAGTGCCAGCGAAAGTCCACGTCGCGACGCGGAGATTTTGCTGGGCTATGTTACCGGGCGGGCAAGAACATTTATTCTCGCCTTTGCCGAAACCATGCTGAAGACCACCGAGCTTGAGCAGCTGGAAGCATTGCTGATGCGGCGCGAGCGCGGCGAACCCATCGCGCATCTGACCGGTCAGCGTGAGTTCTGGTCGCTGCCGCTGTTTGTCTCTCCCGCAACCCTGATCCCGCGCCCGGACACCGAATGCCTGGTCGAACAGGCGCTGGTACGCCTCCCGGCTGAGCCGTGTCAGATCCTCGATCTTGGCACTGGAACCGGGGCCATTGCCCTGGCGCTGGCGACCGAGCGTCCGGATTGTGCTGTTACGGCGGTGGATTTCCATCCTGACGCCGTGGCGCTGGCCACACGCAATGCACAGCATCTGGATATCCGCAACGTAACGCTGATGCAGAGTCACTGGTTCAGTGCGCTTTCCGGGCAACGTTTCGCCATTATCGTGAGTAACCCCCCCTATATTGATGAGGCCGATCCGCATCTGGGGCAGGGGGATGTGCGCTTTGAGCCCAAAAGCGCGCTGATTGCAGGGCAGGAGGGGCTGGCCGACCTCGCGCACATCATTACCACCGCGCGGGAACACCTGCTACCGGCAGGCTATGTGTTAGTCGAGCATGGCTGGCAGCAGGGCGAAGCCGTACGGGCACTATTTAACGCGGCGGGCTATCAGCAGGTGGAAACGTGCCGGGATTATGGCGGTAACGATCGCCTGACGCTGGGGCAGTTTTGCCCGCAGGAATAA
- the prfA gene encoding peptide chain release factor 1 yields MKPSIVAKLEALHERHEEVQALLGAAGTIADQERFRALSREYAQLSDVSRCFTDWQQVQEDIETAQLMLDDPEMREMAQEEMRDAKEKSEQLEQQLQLLLLPKDPDDERNAFVEVRAGTGGDEAALFAGDLFRMYSRYAESRRWRVEIISANEGEHGGYKEGIAKISGDGVYGRLKFESGGHRVQRVPATESQGRIHTSACTVAVMPELPEAEMPDINPADLRIDTFRSSGAGGQHVNTTDSAIRITHLPTGIVVECQDERSQHKNKAKAMSVLGARIRAAEVARRQQAEASTRRNLLGSGDRSDRNRTYNFPQGRVTDHRINLTLYRLDEAMEGKLDMLIEPIVQEFQADQLAALADQE; encoded by the coding sequence ATGAAGCCTTCTATTGTTGCTAAACTGGAAGCTCTGCACGAGCGCCATGAAGAAGTTCAGGCGCTGCTGGGCGCTGCGGGAACCATCGCCGACCAGGAGCGGTTCCGGGCGCTGTCGCGGGAGTACGCGCAGCTTAGCGATGTTTCACGCTGCTTTACTGACTGGCAACAGGTTCAGGAAGACATTGAAACCGCGCAACTGATGCTCGACGATCCCGAAATGCGCGAAATGGCGCAGGAAGAGATGCGCGATGCCAAAGAAAAAAGTGAGCAGCTGGAGCAGCAATTACAATTGTTACTTCTGCCGAAAGATCCTGATGACGAACGCAATGCGTTTGTTGAAGTTCGTGCCGGCACCGGCGGTGACGAAGCGGCGCTGTTTGCCGGCGATCTGTTTCGCATGTATAGCCGTTATGCCGAATCCCGCCGCTGGCGCGTGGAGATAATCAGCGCTAACGAAGGCGAACACGGCGGGTATAAAGAAGGGATTGCCAAAATCAGCGGCGATGGCGTTTACGGCCGCCTGAAATTTGAATCTGGCGGTCATCGGGTGCAGCGCGTCCCGGCGACAGAATCTCAGGGTCGCATTCATACCTCAGCCTGTACCGTCGCGGTGATGCCGGAGTTGCCGGAAGCGGAAATGCCGGATATCAACCCGGCGGATCTGCGTATTGATACCTTCCGCTCCTCGGGCGCGGGCGGTCAGCACGTTAACACCACCGATTCCGCTATACGTATTACGCACTTGCCGACCGGAATTGTGGTGGAGTGTCAGGATGAACGTTCCCAGCACAAAAACAAAGCCAAAGCGATGTCAGTGCTCGGGGCGCGTATCCGGGCCGCAGAAGTAGCCCGTCGCCAGCAGGCGGAAGCGTCAACTCGCCGTAACCTGCTCGGCAGCGGCGATCGCAGTGACCGTAACCGGACCTACAACTTCCCGCAGGGGCGCGTAACGGATCACCGTATCAACCTGACGCTCTACCGTCTGGATGAAGCGATGGAAGGCAAGCTGGATATGCTGATTGAGCCTATCGTGCAGGAATTCCAGGCCGATCAACTGGCGGCATTGGCCGATCAGGAATGA
- the hemA gene encoding glutamyl-tRNA reductase, whose product MTLLALGINHKTAPVALRERVAFAPDTLDQALESLLAQPMVQGGVVLSTCNRTELYLSVEEQSDLRERLIRWLCEYHNLNEDEVRNSLYWHQDNDAVSHLMRVASGLDSLVLGEPQILGQVKKAFADSERGHLNVSELERVFQKSFSVAKRVRTETDIGASAVSVAFAACTLARQIFESLSTVTVMLVGAGETIELVARHLREHRVSKMIIANRTRERAQALADEVGAEVIALSDVDVRLQEADIIISSTASPLPIIGKGMVERALKARRNQPMLLVDIAVPRDVEPDVGKLSNAYLYSVDDLQNIIQHNMAQRKAAAVQAETIVEQEASEFMAWLRAQSASFSIREYRSQAESVRDELTAKALASLQQGGDAQAIMQDLARKLTNRLIHAPTKSLQQAARDGDDDRLHILRDSLGLE is encoded by the coding sequence ATGACCCTTTTAGCGCTTGGCATCAATCACAAAACAGCACCTGTCGCACTGCGTGAACGCGTGGCGTTCGCGCCGGATACGCTCGACCAGGCGCTGGAAAGCCTGCTGGCGCAGCCAATGGTGCAGGGCGGCGTAGTGCTGTCAACGTGTAACCGTACCGAACTCTATCTGAGCGTTGAAGAGCAAAGCGATCTGCGTGAGAGGCTGATTCGCTGGCTGTGCGAGTATCATAATCTCAATGAAGATGAAGTGCGCAATAGCCTCTACTGGCATCAGGACAACGATGCGGTAAGCCATTTGATGCGCGTGGCCAGCGGCCTCGACTCCCTGGTGCTCGGTGAGCCGCAAATTCTCGGTCAGGTAAAAAAAGCGTTTGCTGACTCCGAGCGCGGGCATCTTAACGTCAGCGAGCTGGAACGCGTGTTCCAGAAATCCTTCTCCGTAGCCAAACGGGTACGTACCGAAACCGACATCGGTGCCAGCGCAGTCTCCGTGGCGTTCGCCGCCTGTACGCTGGCGCGACAGATTTTCGAATCGCTTTCTACCGTTACCGTGATGCTGGTTGGCGCGGGTGAAACCATTGAACTGGTGGCCCGACATCTGCGTGAACATCGCGTCAGCAAAATGATCATCGCCAACCGTACCCGGGAACGGGCACAAGCGCTGGCGGATGAAGTTGGCGCAGAAGTCATCGCCTTAAGTGACGTCGATGTTCGTTTGCAGGAAGCGGATATCATTATCAGTTCCACCGCCAGCCCGCTGCCGATTATCGGTAAAGGTATGGTCGAGCGCGCGCTCAAAGCCCGCCGCAACCAGCCGATGCTGCTGGTAGATATCGCCGTCCCGCGTGACGTCGAACCTGATGTTGGCAAACTGTCTAACGCGTATCTCTACAGCGTTGACGATTTGCAAAATATTATTCAGCACAATATGGCGCAGCGTAAAGCCGCCGCCGTACAGGCTGAAACCATCGTGGAACAGGAAGCCAGTGAGTTTATGGCGTGGCTGCGCGCGCAAAGCGCCAGCTTCAGCATCCGCGAGTACCGCAGCCAGGCCGAGTCAGTGCGTGATGAACTGACGGCTAAAGCGCTGGCGTCTCTGCAACAGGGAGGCGACGCGCAGGCCATTATGCAGGATCTGGCGCGTAAATTAACCAACCGCCTGATCCACGCACCAACCAAATCTCTCCAGCAGGCTGCCCGTGACGGGGATGACGATCGCCTGCATATTTTGCGCGACAGCCTCGGGCTGGAGTAG
- the lolB gene encoding lipoprotein insertase outer membrane protein LolB: MIKSRLLRLLPLTALVLSACVSHQPKGPATSPDSPQWRQHQQEIRQLNQYQTRGAFAFISDQQKVYARFFWQQTGQDRYRLLLTNPLGSTELELKAQPGSVELVDNKGQHYTADDAEEMIGKLTGMPIPLNSLRQWILGLPGDATDYKLDSQYRLSEVNYAQNGKTWKVVYSGYDSKTQPALPSNMELTQGSSRIKLKMDNWIVK, translated from the coding sequence ATGATCAAAAGCCGTTTATTACGCCTGCTGCCGCTAACCGCGCTGGTTCTGAGCGCCTGTGTCTCTCATCAACCAAAAGGCCCGGCGACCAGCCCGGACTCGCCGCAGTGGCGTCAGCATCAGCAGGAGATCCGCCAGCTTAATCAGTACCAGACGCGCGGAGCGTTTGCCTTTATTTCCGATCAGCAAAAAGTCTATGCCCGTTTCTTCTGGCAGCAAACCGGCCAGGACCGCTATCGTCTGCTGCTCACGAATCCGCTGGGCAGTACTGAACTTGAGCTGAAAGCCCAGCCAGGTTCAGTAGAGCTGGTCGATAACAAAGGTCAACACTATACCGCCGACGATGCTGAAGAGATGATCGGTAAACTGACTGGAATGCCTATTCCGCTAAACAGTCTGCGTCAGTGGATACTGGGTCTGCCGGGCGATGCCACCGATTATAAACTCGATAGTCAGTACCGTCTGAGCGAAGTGAACTATGCGCAGAATGGCAAGACCTGGAAAGTGGTTTACAGCGGTTACGACAGTAAAACGCAGCCTGCCCTGCCGTCTAATATGGAACTGACGCAAGGTTCTTCGCGCATCAAACTCAAAATGGATAACTGGATCGTTAAATGA
- the ispE gene encoding 4-(cytidine 5'-diphospho)-2-C-methyl-D-erythritol kinase, whose translation MTLRLPSPAKLNLFLYVTGQRADGYHTLQTLFQFLDYGDTLSFTLRQDGQVCLLTPVDGVPNDENLIVRAAHLLMQAAQQSQRLPEGCGADIGIEKRLPMGGGLGGGSSNAATVLVALNTLWRCGLSVDELATLGLTLGADVPVFVHGHAAFAEGVGEVLTPVTVAEKWYLVAHPGVSIPTPVIFKDPDLLRNTPKRSIETLLKCEFSNDCEVIARKRFHEVDAALSWLLEYAPSRLTGTGACVFAEFETESAARQVLEQAPEWLHGFVARGVNHSPLQQTLSELTEFR comes from the coding sequence ATGACGTTACGCTTGCCCTCACCGGCGAAACTGAATCTCTTTTTGTATGTAACCGGCCAGCGTGCCGATGGCTATCACACGCTGCAAACGCTGTTTCAGTTTCTCGATTACGGCGATACGCTAAGCTTCACACTGCGTCAGGATGGCCAGGTATGCCTGCTGACGCCGGTTGACGGCGTGCCGAATGACGAAAATCTGATCGTGCGCGCCGCCCACTTGCTGATGCAGGCCGCGCAGCAAAGCCAGCGTCTGCCAGAAGGCTGCGGGGCCGATATCGGCATAGAGAAGCGTCTGCCGATGGGCGGCGGACTGGGCGGCGGTTCGTCGAATGCGGCAACGGTGCTGGTGGCGCTTAATACGCTCTGGCGGTGTGGTCTGTCAGTCGACGAACTGGCCACGCTGGGTTTAACCCTCGGGGCAGACGTTCCGGTTTTCGTTCATGGCCATGCCGCCTTTGCTGAGGGCGTCGGCGAAGTCCTGACGCCGGTGACGGTCGCGGAAAAATGGTATCTGGTGGCGCACCCCGGGGTCAGTATTCCGACGCCGGTGATTTTTAAAGACCCGGATCTGTTACGTAATACGCCAAAAAGGTCAATTGAAACGTTATTAAAATGTGAATTCAGCAATGATTGCGAGGTTATCGCAAGAAAACGTTTTCATGAGGTTGATGCGGCGCTTTCCTGGCTGTTAGAATACGCGCCGTCGCGCCTGACTGGCACAGGAGCCTGTGTCTTTGCTGAATTCGAGACCGAATCTGCTGCTCGTCAGGTGCTAGAGCAAGCCCCGGAATGGCTGCACGGCTTTGTTGCGCGTGGTGTGAACCACTCACCGCTTCAGCAAACCCTTTCGGAGCTCACTGAGTTTCGGTGA
- the prs gene encoding ribose-phosphate diphosphokinase, whose translation MPDMKLFAGNATPELAQRIANRLYTSLGDAAVGRFSDGEVSVQINENVRGGDIFIIQSTCAPTNDNLMELVVMVDALRRASAGRITAVIPYFGYARQDRRVRSARVPITAKVVADFLSSVGVDRVLTVDLHAEQIQGFFDVPVDNVFGSPILLEDMLQLNLDNPIVVSPDIGGVVRARAIAKLLNDTDMAIIDKRRPRANVSQVMHIIGDVAGRDCVLVDDMIDTGGTLCKAAEALKERGAKRVFAYATHPIFSGNALNNLRNSVIDEVVVCDTIPLSDEIKALPNVRTLTLSGMLAEAIRRISNEESISAMFEH comes from the coding sequence GTGCCTGATATGAAGCTTTTTGCTGGTAACGCTACTCCGGAACTAGCACAACGTATTGCCAACCGCCTGTACACTTCCCTTGGCGACGCCGCCGTAGGTCGCTTTAGCGACGGCGAAGTCAGCGTACAAATTAATGAAAATGTACGCGGTGGTGATATTTTCATCATCCAGTCCACTTGTGCCCCTACTAATGACAACCTGATGGAACTGGTTGTTATGGTCGATGCCCTGCGCCGTGCTTCTGCAGGCCGCATCACAGCCGTTATCCCCTACTTCGGTTATGCCCGTCAGGATCGTCGCGTACGTTCTGCTCGTGTGCCTATCACGGCGAAAGTCGTCGCTGACTTCCTGTCCAGCGTAGGGGTTGACCGCGTACTGACCGTTGACCTGCATGCTGAACAGATCCAGGGCTTCTTTGACGTACCGGTTGATAACGTATTTGGTAGTCCAATCCTGCTCGAAGATATGCTGCAACTGAATCTGGATAACCCGATTGTGGTTTCACCGGATATCGGCGGCGTCGTTCGTGCCCGTGCGATTGCCAAACTGCTCAACGATACCGACATGGCGATCATCGACAAGCGTCGTCCGCGTGCTAACGTCTCTCAGGTGATGCACATCATCGGTGACGTTGCTGGCCGCGACTGCGTGCTGGTTGACGATATGATCGACACCGGTGGTACGCTGTGTAAAGCGGCTGAAGCCCTCAAAGAGCGTGGCGCAAAACGCGTATTTGCCTACGCAACCCACCCGATTTTCTCCGGTAACGCGTTGAATAACCTGCGCAACTCCGTCATTGATGAAGTTGTGGTATGTGACACTATCCCGCTATCTGATGAAATCAAAGCGCTGCCGAACGTGCGTACCCTGACCCTGTCGGGTATGCTGGCCGAAGCGATTCGTCGTATCAGCAACGAAGAATCTATTTCTGCTATGTTCGAGCATTAA